From a single Saccharomyces kudriavzevii IFO 1802 strain IFO1802 genome assembly, chromosome: 15 genomic region:
- the HXT11 gene encoding hexose transporter HXT11 has translation MSNIGDTPADDPSATNSNAQSAATAPSIMTKHDDSKGSLDLATSENPIDLPQKPLSAYTTVAILCLMIAFGGFIFGWDTGTISGFVNLSDFVKRFGQKNGKGDYYLSKVRMGLIVSIFNIGCAIGGIVLSKVGDVYGRRIGLITVTAIYVVGILIQITSINKWYQYFIGRIISGLGVGGIAVLSPMLISEVSPKHIRGTLVQLYQLMGTMGIFLGYCTNYGTKNYHDSTQWRVGLGLCFAWALFMVSGMMFVPESPRYLIEVGKDEEAKRSLSKSNKVSVDDPALLVEYDTIKAGIEVEKLAGNASWAELLSTKTKVFQRVLMGVMIQSLQQLTGDNYFFYYGTTIFKSVGLKDSFQTSIIIGVVNFFSSFIAVYTIERFGRRTCLLWGAASMVCCFTVFASVGVTKLWPQGSSHQDITSQGAGNCMIVFTMFFIFSFATTWAGGCYVIVAETFPLRVKSRGMAIATAANWMWGFLISFFTPFITGAINFYYGYVFLGCLVFSYFYVFFFVPETKGLTLEEVNTMWMEGIPPWKSAAWVPPERRTADYDADAINHDDRPAYKMFFSK, from the coding sequence ATGTCCAATATTGGTGATACACCCGCAGATGATCCCTCTGCGACTAATTCTAATGCTCAGTCAGCAGCAACCGCGCCCTCAATTATGACAAAACACGATGACTCAAAGGGGTCACTCGATCTCGCTACGTCTGAAAACCCTATTGACTTACCTCAGAAACCCCTCTCTGCGTATACCACCGTCGCAATCTTGTGTTTAATGATTGCATTTGGTGGGTTCATCTTTGGTTGGGATACCGGTACAATCTCGGGGTTTGTCAATCTCTCAGACTTCGTCAAAAGATTCGGTCAAAAGAACGGCAAGGGCGATTACTACCTGTCAAAAGTGAGGATGGGTCTGATTGTCTCAATATTTAACATTGGTTGTGCCATTGGAGGAATCGTGTTGTCCAAAGTCGGCGATGTATATGGCCGCCGTATTGGTTTGATTACAGTCACTGCCATCTACGTTGTGGGCATCCTGATCCAAATTACCTCGATAAATAAATGGTACCAATATTTTATTGGCAGAATCATTTCTGGCCTTGGCGTGGGGGGCATTGCCGTTCTCTCCCCAATGTTGATATCCGAAGTCTCTCCAAAACATATCAGAGGAACCCTTGTCCAGCTGTATCAACTGATGGGGACGATGGGTATTTTTCTGGGCTACTGCACGAATTATGGTACAAAGAATTATCATGACTCGACTCAATGGAGAGTCGGTCTTGGTCTTTGTTTTGCCTGGGCCTTATTTATGGTTAGCGGAATGATGTTTGTGCCCGAATCACCACGTTATCTGATCGAGGTTGGTAAAGACGAAGAAGCCAAGCGTTCCCTATCAAAATCGAACAAAGTCTCAGTTGATGATCCTGCCTTATTAGTCGAATACGACACAATAAAAGCAGGCATTGAGGTGGAAAAGCTAGCTGGTAACGCGTCATGGGCTGAGCTGCTCTCCACGAAAACAAAGGTATTCCAACGTGTACTCATGGGGGTGATGATCCAATCTTTGCAGCAATTGACCGGTGACAATTACTTCTTCTATTACGGTACGACCATTTTCAAGTCTGTGGGCTTAAAGGACTCCTTCCAGACATCGATCATTATTGGTGtagtcaattttttctcctcttTTATAGCAGTATACACCATTGAGAGGTTTGGACGTCGTACATGCCTATTATGGGGTGCCGCTTCCATGGTGTGTTGCTTTACTGTGTTTGCCTCCGTCGGTGTAACTAAGTTATGGCCTCAAGGCAGCAGCCATCAGGACATCACTTCACAAGGTGCTGGTAACTGTATGATTGTTTTTACCAtgttcttcattttttcattcgcCACCACCTGGGCAGGTGGCTGCTATGTTATAGTCGCAGAAACCTTCCCTCTTAGAGTCAAATCAAGAGGAATGGCCATTGCAACAGCCGCAAACTGGATGTGGGGGTTTTTAATTAGTTTCTTCACCCCTTTCATCACCGGTGCAATCAACTTTTACTATGGCTATGTCTTCTTAGGTTgtcttgttttttcctACTTTtatgtctttttctttgttccaGAAACGAAAGGCCTGACACTGGAAGAGGTCAACACTATGTGGATGGAAGGTATCCCACCCTGGAAATCGGCAGCATGGGTACCACCGGAAAGAAGAACCGCAGATTACGATGCGGATGCTATTAATCATGACGATAGGCCAGCTTACAAAATGTTTTTCTCCAAGTGA
- the HPF1 gene encoding mannoprotein (similar to Saccharomyces cerevisiae HPF1 (YOL155C)) — protein sequence MFNRFNKLHAALALALYSQSALGQYYSNTTSIPSNSSSTAVASSSSGSFSISSSLAPSSASDVSSSLTQLTSSSSDVSSSVAPSTSSTSGISSSITESASSTTEISSSVTQSGSSASEVSSSSVPSGSSASTTQSGSSASEVSSSSVPSGSSASTTQSGSSASEVSSSSVPSGSSASTTQSGSSASTTQSGSSASEVSSSSVPSGSSASTTQSGSSASEVSSSSVPSGSSASTTQSGSSASEVSSSSVPSGSSASTTQSGSSASEVSSSSVPSGSSASTTQSGSSASEVSSSSVPSGSSASTTQSGSSASEVSSSSVPSGSSASTTQSGSSASEVSSSSVPSGSSASTTQSGSSASEVSSSSVPSGSSASTTQSGSSASEVSSSSVPSGSSASTTQSGSSASEVSSSSVPSESSASGSTTSGSVPITQSGSSTSGVSSSITSGSLSSITSSASSASATASNSLSSSDGTIYLPSTTIAGDLTLTGSVIATEAVEIAAGGKLTLLDGDKYVFSADLIVNGDLTVEKSKPTYPGTSFDVSGGNFEVSGNFDAEEPAATSASIYSFTPGSFENSGEISLSLSESSKGEVTFSPYSNSGTFSLSNAILNGGSVSGLQRRAETEGSVNNGEINLDNGSTYVIVEPVSGKGTINIISGNLYLHYPDTFTGQTVDFKGEGVLAVDPTETNTTPIPVVGYTGKNQIAITADVTALSYDSTTGVLTATQGNSQFSFAIGTGFSSSAFNVSEGTFAGAYAYYLNYGGVVASSATPSSTFTTSGASSTSSGNSTSATGTGSTTSSGTAATGTGSITSSETSASGSSTSSEASISTSGTGSTTSSVSGSGTSSGVPASSFTSGSASVYTTTLTYATATSTVVVSCSETTDSNGNIYTITKTVPCSSTTATITSCDENGCHVTTSTGKDETATVSSKSYTTVTVTHCNDNGCNVKTVTSEAPKITSATTETTASPKSYTTVTVTHCDDNGCNVKTVTSEAPEATTTTVSPPSYTTATVTHCDDNGCNVKTVTSEAPEATTTTVSPPSYTTATVTHCDDNGCSVKTVTSGAPNETSATTATTATTISSKSYTTATVTQCDNNGCNVKVITSQVPEITSATTATSASPKSYTTVTSEAPEATSLSTAVSVPSNTISEVSKSGVSTSQTIAPKTSNVITIQSEGNAAGLRTNALSTLVGIFVLAFFN from the coding sequence ATGTTCAATCGCTTCAATAAACTTCATGCCGCTTTGGCTTTGGCCCTTTACTCTCAAAGTGCATTGGGCCAGTACTATAGCAATACTACTTCAATTCCAAGCAACAGTTCATCCACAGCTGTTGCATCGAGTTCCTCTGGCTCCTTTTCGATCAGTAGTTCTCTCGCTCCATCATCTGCTTCCGATGTGTCAAGTTCTCTCACGCAATTaacttcatcatcttctgatGTCTCTAGCTCAGTTGCTCCATCAACTTCGTCCACTTCCGGAATCTCGAGTTCTATAACTGAGTCAGCCTCGTCCACCACGGAAATCTCAAGCTCTGTCACTCAATCAGGTTCATCTGCTTCCGAAGTATCGAGCTCAAGTGTTCCATCTGGTTCATCCGCTTCTACCACTCAATCAGGTTCATCTGCTTCCGAAGTGTCGAGCTCAAGTGTTCCATCTGGTTCATCCGCTTCTACCACACAATCAGGTTCATCTGCTTCTGAAGTATCGAGCTCAAGTGTTCCATCTGGTTCATCCGCTTCTACCACACAATCAGGTTCATCCGCTTCTACCACTCAATCAGGTTCATCTGCTTCCGAAGTATCGAGCTCAAGTGTTCCATCTGGTTCATCCGCTTCTACCACACAATCAGGTTCATCTGCTTCCGAAGTATCGAGCTCAAGTGTTCCATCTGGTTCATCCGCTTCTACCACTCAATCAGGTTCATCTGCTTCCGAAGTATCGAGCTCAAGTGTTCCATCTGGTTCATCCGCTTCTACCACACAATCAGGTTCATCTGCTTCTGAAGTATCGAGCTCAAGTGTTCCATCTGGTTCATCCGCTTCTACCACTCAATCAGGTTCATCTGCTTCCGAAGTATCGAGCTCAAGTGTTCCATCTGGTTCATCCGCTTCTACCACTCAATCAGGTTCATCTGCTTCCGAAGTATCGAGCTCAAGTGTTCCATCTGGTTCATCCGCTTCTACCACTCAATCAGGTTCATCTGCTTCCGAAGTATCGAGCTCAAGTGTTCCATCTGGTTCATCCGCTTCTACCACTCAATCAGGTTCATCTGCTTCCGAAGTATCGAGCTCAAGTGTTCCATCTGGTTCATCCGCTTCTACCACTCAATCAGGTTCATCTGCTTCCGAAGTATCGAGCTCAAGTGTTCCATCTGGTTCATCCGCTTCTACCACTCAATCAGGTTCATCTGCTTCTGAAGTATCAAGCTCAAGTGTTCCATCCGAATCGTCCGCTTCTGGTTCAACTACTTCCGGCTCTGTTCCTATCACACAATCAGGTTCATCTACTTCTGGTGTCTCAAGTTCCATCACTTCCGGTTCCTTAAGTTCTATCacttcttcagcttctaGCGCAAGTGCCACAGCTTCCAACTCACTCTCTTCCAGTGATGGTACTATTTATTTGCCATCTACAACAATCGCTGGCGATCTAACACTGACAGGTTCAGTGATTGCAACAGAAGCCGTTGAAATTGCAGCCGGTGGTAAATTGACCCTGCTTGATGGTGACAAATACGTCTTCTCAGCTGATCTGATAGTTAACGGTGATTTGACAGTGGAAAAATCCAAGCCAACCTACCCAGGTACCTCATTCGACGTTTCAGGTGGTAACTTTGAAGTTTCAGGTAACTTCGATGCTGAAGAACCCGCTGCTACTTCTGCGTCTATCTACTCGTTTACACCTGGCTCTTTTGAGAACAGTGgtgaaatttctttgagcCTATCGGAATCCAGCAAGGGTGAAGTCACTTTCTCTCCTTACTCTAACTCTGGTACATTCTCTTTATCAAACGCTATCCTTAACGGCGGTTCTGTCTCCGGCTTGCAACGTAGAGCTGAAACAGAGGGATCCGTAAACAACGGCGAAATAAATCTAGACAACGGTAGTACCTATGTTATTGTTGAACCTGTTTCCGGAAAAGGTACAATAAACATTATCTCTGGTAACCTTTACTTACATTACCCAGACACTTTTACCGGTCAAACTGTTGATTTCAAGGGAGAAGGTGTTCTTGCCGTTGACCCAACTGAGACCAACACTACTCCTATTCCTGTTGTTGGTTACACCGGTAAAAACCAAATTGCTATTACAGCTGACGTCACTGCCCTCTCATATGACAGCACTACTGGTGTTTTAACTGCAACTCAAGGCAACTCACAATTCTCTTTCGCTATTGGTACCGGATTTTCCAGTTCTGCCTTCAATGTCTCCGAAGGAACATTCGCCGGGGCATATGCTTACTATCTAAATTATGGTGGTGTTGTAGCTTCTAGTGCCACCCCTTCATCCACTTTTACCACATCTGGAGCTTCTTCCACTTCATCTGGAAATTCCACCTCTGCTACTGGTACTGGCTCAACCACTTCATCCGGTACTGCTGCTACTGGTACTGGCTCGATCACTTCATCCGAGACATCTGCTTCAGGTTCAAGCACTTCATCGGAAGCATCGATCTCAACTTCTGGTACTGGCTCAACAACCTCATCCGTCTCAGGTTCAGGCACTTCGTCTGGCGTTCCTGCATCTAGCTTTACCTCAGGTTCTGCATCTGTTTACACCACAACTCTGACTTACGCAACTGCCACAAGCACAGTCGTTGTTTCCTGTTCAGAAACAACTGACAGTAATGGTAACATCTACACCATCACCAAAACTGTTCCATGTTCCTCCACCACCGCCACAATCACCTCCtgtgatgaaaatggatGTCATGTCACTACATCAACAGGTAAAGACGAAACTGCTACCGTTTCTTCTAAATCATACACCACTGTCACTGTTACTCACTGCAACGACAATGGCTGTAATGTAAAGACTGTCACTTCTGAAGCTCCTAAGATAACTTCAGCAACCACAGAAACAACCGCTTCTCCAAAATCATACACCACTGTCACTGTTACTCATTGTGACGACAATGGTTGTAACGTCAAGACTGTCACTTCAGAAGCTCCTGAAGCTACCACAACTACCGTCTCTCCACCATCGTATACCACTGCTACTGTTACTCATTGTGACGACAATGGTTGTAACGTCAAGACTGTCACTTCAGAAGCTCCTGAAGCTACCACAACTACCGTCTCTCCACCATCGTATACCACCGCTACTGTTACTCACTGTGACGACAATGGCTGTAGTGTAAAGACTGTCACTTCTGGAGCTCCTAACGAGACTTCAGCAACCACCGCAACCACCGCAACcaccatttcttcaaaatcatacACAACCGCCACTGTTACTCAATGTGACAACAATGGTTGTAATGTTAAGGTTATTACTTCTCAAGTTCCTGAAATCACTTCAGCCACCACCGCAACTAGCGCCTCTCCAAAGTCATATACCACTGTCACTTCCGAGGCTCCTGAAGCAACTTCATTGTCCACTGCTGTTTCTGTACCATCTAACACGATTTCCGAAGTTTCTAAATCTGGCGTTTCAACTTCTCAAACGATTGCCCCTAAAACTTCTAATGTTATCACTATTCAATCCGAAGGTAACGCAGCAGGTTTGAGAACCAACGCTTTGAGTACTTTGGTCGGTATTTTCgttcttgctttttttaaCTAA
- the SGE1 gene encoding Sge1p (similar to Saccharomyces cerevisiae SGE1 (YPR198W)) encodes MNKTLSLTLCIISLLLTLFLAALDIVIVVTLYDTIGIKFHDFGNIGWLVTGYALTNAVFMLLWGRLAEILGTNECLMISVIIFEVGSLISALSNSMGTLISGRLIAGFGGSGIESLAFVVGTSIVQENHRGTMITALATSYVIAEGVGPFIGGAFNEHLSWRWCFYINLPIGAFALIILAFCNTSGESLPKVSLLSKIKSIMSYKYDEVFKASFWKKAFKVFVFKLDMIGVTLSSAGFTLLMLGLSFGGNNFAWNSSTIISLFTVGPILLILFCAYDFHFLPLLGLRYENKRTKPLLTWSIASNSGIFTSSVTGFFSCFAYELQSAYLVQLYQLVLKRKPTLASIHLWELSIPAIIATMAIAYLNAKYGIIKPAIVFGVLCGIVGSGLFTLINGKSSQSIGYSILPGLAFGSIFQATLLSSQVQIKSDDPEFQNKFIEVTAFNSFAKSLGFAFGGNMGAMIFTASLKNQMRSSHLSLPEFTSVETLLAYNTEHYDGSQSLLSQLINTAIHDVFYCALGCYALSFFFGVFTSSKKTAISVKKQQ; translated from the coding sequence ATGAACAAAACATTGAGTTTAACATTGTGTATTATATCGCTTTTATTGACACTTTTCCTAGCGGCCCTGGACATTGTTATAGTAGTTACTTTATATGATACTATTGGCATCAAGTTCCATGACTTTGGGAATATCGGTTGGTTAGTTACTGGATATGCTCTTACTAACGCCGTTTTCATGTTATTATGGGGCCGCTTGGCCGAAATACTTGGTACCAATGAGTGCCTAATGATTTCTGTTATTATATTTGAAGTTGGgtctttgatttcagcTCTTTCCAACTCAATGGGAACTCTGATCAGCGGAAGACTCATTGCTGGATTTGGAGGAAGTGGTATTGAATCACttgcttttgttgttgGAACTTCCattgttcaagaaaaccATAGGGGAACTATGATAACGGCACTTGCTACGTCATATGTCATCGCAGAGGGGGTCGGGCCATTTATTGGTGGTGCATTTAATGAGCATTTGTCTTGGAGATGGTGCTTTTATATAAACCTTCCAATTGGTGCGTTTGCACTCATAATTTTGGCATTTTGTAACACATCTGGGGAATCTCTTCCAAAAGTGTCGCTGCTATCAAAGATCAAAAGTATTATGAGTTATAAATACGATGAAGTATTCAAAGCAAGCTTTTGGAAGAAGGCATTCAAGgtatttgttttcaaacTAGACATGATCGGAGTTACTTTATCGTCAGCAGGGTTTACGTTACTGATGTTAGGTCTTTCATTTGGAGGAAACAATTTCGCATGGAATTCCAGTACCatcatttctctttttaCTGTGGGCCcgattttattgatattattttgtGCTTACGACTTTCATTTCTTGCCGCTATTGGGCCTTCGCTACGAAAACAAGCGCACCAAGCCGTTACTGACATGGAGTATTGCGTCGAATTCCGGAATATTCACAAGTTCTGTAACAgggtttttttcttgctttgcTTATGAATTACAGTCCGCCTATTTGGTCCAGCTTTATCAGCTAGtattaaaaagaaaacctACGTTAGCAAGTATACATCTTTGGGAACTATCTATTCCAGCCATTATTGCAACCATGGCCATAGCATATCTGAACGCAAAATATGGGATCATCAAACCAGCAATTGTTTTTGGTGTGCTTTGCGGGATCGTTGGGTCGGGTTTATTTACGCTGATCAATGGAAAAAGCTCTCAGTCAATTGGTTATTCCATTCTGCCTGGTCTCGCTTTTGGCAGTATCTTCCAAGCAACGTTATTAAGCTCTCAGGTGCAGATAAAATCAGATGACCcagaatttcaaaacaaGTTCATTGAAGTTACAGCTTTTAACTCGTTTGCCAAATCTTTGGGATTTGCGTTTGGAGGAAATATGGGGGCAATGATATTCACAGCATCCCTCAAAAATCAGATGCGCTCTTCTCACCTAAGTTTGCCAGAATTTACGTCTGTAGAAACACTTTTAGCATATAACACAGAACATTATGATGGCTCTCAATCTTTACTATCGCAGCTTATAAACACAGCTATCCATGACGTTTTCTATTGCGCTCTAGGATGCTACgctctttcatttttctttggagTATTTACTTCGAGCAAGAAAACAGCAATATCAGTTAAGAAGCAGCAATGA
- the IMA2 gene encoding oligo-1,6-glucosidase IMA2 (similar to Saccharomyces cerevisiae IMA2 (YOL157C)) gives MTISSAHPETDPKWWKEATIYQIYPASFKDSNNDGWGDMKGIASKLEYIKGLGADAIWISPFYDSPQDDMGYDIANYEKVWPTYGTNDDCFALIEKTHKLGMKFVTDLVINHCSSEHEWFKESRSSKTNPKRDWFFWRPPKGYDAEGIPIPPNNWRSYFGGSAWTFDETTKEFYLRLFCSTQPDLNWENEDCRKAIYESAVGYWLDHGVDGFRIDVGSLYSKVVGLPDAPVIDGNTMWQPSDPFTMNGPRIHEYHQEMNKFMRDRVKDGREIMTVGEMQHASDETKRLYTSASRHELCELFNFSHTDVGTSPLFRQNLIPFGLKDWKVALAELFRYINGTDCWSAVYLENHDQPRSITRFGDDSPKNRVVSGKLLSVLLSALTGTLYVYQGQELGQINFKNWPVEKYEDVEIRNNYKAIKEEHGENSEEMKKFLEAIALISRDHARTPMQWSHEEPNAGFSGPNAKPWFYLNESFREGINVDDEAKDPNSVLNFWKEALRFRKAHKDITVYGYDFEFIDLDNGKLFSFTKKYGNKTLFAALNFSSDVIDFTIPNDSPSFKLEFGNFPKKEVDASSRTLKQWEGRIYISE, from the coding sequence atgaCTATTTCCTCTGCACATCCAGAAACAGATCCCAAATGGTGGAAAGAAGCCACAATCTACCAGATTTACCCAGCAAGTTTCAAAGACTCCAACAATGATGGTTGGGGTGATATGAAAGGTATCGCCTCTAAATTGGAGTACATCAAAGGGCTTGGTGCTGATGCCATTTGGATCTCGCCATTTTACGACTCTCCACAAGATGACATGGGCTACGACATTGCCAATTATGAAAAAGTCTGGCCAACATATGGTACCAACGACGACTGCTTTGCCTTGATTGAAAAGACTCACAAGCTTGGGATGAAATTTGTCACCGATTTGGTTATCAACCACTGCTCCAGCGAACATGAATGGTTCAAAGAGAGCAGATCCTCGAAGACCAATCCAAAACGTGACTGGTTCTTCTGGAGACCTCCTAAGGGCTATGATGCCGAAGGTATTCCAATCCCTCCTAATAACTGGAGATCTTACTTTGGTGGTTCCGCATGGACTTTTGACGAGACAACAAAGGAGTTTTACTTGCGTTTGTTTTGCTCCACCCAACCTGATCTAAATTGGGAGAATGAAGATTGTAGAAAGGCAATCTATGAAAGTGCTGTTGGATATTGGTTAGACCATGGCGTTGACGGTTTCAGAATTGATGTGGGGAGCTTGTACTCCAAAGTTGTTGGTTTACCAGATGCTCCTGTGATTGACGGGAACACAATGTGGCAACCTAGTGATCCTTTCACAATGAATGGACCACGTATTCACGAATATCACCAAGAAATGAACAAGTTCATGAGAGACAGGGTCAAGGATGGCAGGGAGATTATGACGGTTGGCGAGATGCAACACGCTTCCGATGAGACCAAGAGGCTATATACGAGTGCCTCTAGACACGAGCTGTGTGAGTTGTTCAACTTCTCACACACCGACGTGGGGACTTCACCCTTGTTCCGCCAAAACTTAATTCCATTTGGACTAAAGGATTGGAAGGTTGCCCTCGCTGAACTTTTTAGGTACATTAACGGGACTGATTGTTGGTCGGCTGTTTACTTGGAAAACCATGACCAACCTCGTTCCATCACGAGATTTGGTGACGATTCGCCAAAGAATCGTGTCGTTTCTGGTAAGCTACTGTCTGTGTTGCTAAGTGCTTTAACCGGTACTCTATATGTGTACCAAGGACAAGAGCTGGGCCAAatcaacttcaaaaactggCCTGTTGAGAAGTACGAGGATGTTGAGATTAGAAACAACTACAAGGCCATTAAGGAAGAGCATGGGGAAAACTCCGAGgagatgaagaagttttTAGAAGCCATTGCCCTTATCTCTAGAGACCATGCCAGAACACCTATGCAATGGTCACATGAAGAGCCAAACGCCGGATTTTCTGGTCCTAATGCTAAACCATGGTTTTATTTGAACGAGTCTTTCAGAGAAGGCATTAACGTTGACGATGAGGCCAAGGACCCAAACTCTGTTTTGAACTTCTGGAAGGAGGCTTTGAGATTCAGAAAGGCCCACAAGGATATTACCGTCTATGGCTATGATTTCGAGTTCATTGACTTGGACAATGGCAAGCTGTTCAGCTTCACAAAGAAATACGGCAACAAGACATTGTTTGCTGCCTTGAACTTTAGCTCTGACGTGATTGACTTTACGATTCCAAATGATAGCCCATCATTCAAGTTAGAGTTTGGAAATTTCCCAAAGAAGGAAGTCGATGCCTCCTCCAGGACATTGAAGCAATGGGAAGGTAGAATTTACATTTCTGAATGA
- the ZPS1 gene encoding Zps1p (similar to Saccharomyces cerevisiae ZPS1 (YOL154W)), with amino-acid sequence MTFTSRKFMVFATVASLALSAPVTYDTNSTVELESSLSQEVLGWSHATFPAIYQTCNETNARMLNAALKDTAEITAYGKSRLLNYGVDDVYYKRWFGNGSVFTVMGVFDQLMEASKGGMLMRCDDVDGLCAANPNYYAGHHRESAPAETVICDYFYNSRKPLSNICFEGTIVDVGPKHYAGIDMLHRYLHVPTMSMDGFIGEYAETLEEVVDYAQNNATFAVKNTDNYLYYLADVYSASVIPGGCLGDL; translated from the coding sequence ATGACATTCACTTCTAGAAAATTCATGGTTTTTGCAACTGTTGCTTCTCTAGCACTTAGTGCTCCAGTAACTTATGACACCAATTCGACTGTTGAGTTAGAATCTTCTCTTTCCCAAGAGGTTTTAGGTTGGAGTCATGCCACCTTTCCCGCCATTTATCAAACGTGTAATGAAACTAATGCTAGGATGTTGAATGCAGCTTTAAAGGATACTGCTGAAATTACAGCTTATGGTAAAAGCAGACTGTTGAATTACGGTGTCGATGACGTTTATTACAAAAGATGGTTTGGTAACGGTAGTGTCTTCACTGTAATGGGTGTTTTTGATCAATTGATGGAAGCATCTAAAGGTGGCATGCTTATGAGATGTGATGATGTTGATGGTTTGTGTGCAGCTAATCCAAACTATTACGCTGGCCATCACCGTGAATCTGCTCCAGCCGAGACTGTTATTTGTGATTACTTCTACAATTCTAGAAAGCCACTATCAAATATTTGTTTCGAGGGTACTATTGTTGATGTTGGTCCAAAACATTACGCTGGTATTGATATGCTACATCGCTACTTGCACGTTCCTACTATGAGTATGGATGGATTCATCGGTGAATATGCAGAAACACttgaagaagttgttgACTACGCTCAAAACAATGCCACCTTTGCTGTTAAAAATACTGACAATTACTTGTACTACCTAGCAGATGTTTATAGTGCCTCTGTTATTCCAGGTGGTTGCCTAGGTGACTTGTAA